The Hyphomonadaceae bacterium ML37 genome includes a region encoding these proteins:
- a CDS encoding YciI family protein, producing the protein MKFMLILHDDEAAWLSLSEAEQGAVVGEHMAYVDALVTAGALVSGEPLAEAASARILRGGAVQDGPYADTKEQIGGFYVIEADSMDAALEWARRCPKTPQGAIEVRPVPDYGG; encoded by the coding sequence ATGAAATTCATGCTGATCCTGCATGACGACGAAGCCGCCTGGCTGTCCCTGAGCGAGGCCGAACAGGGCGCGGTCGTCGGCGAACACATGGCCTATGTGGACGCGCTGGTGACAGCCGGCGCCCTGGTGTCCGGCGAGCCGCTGGCCGAGGCGGCCAGCGCCAGAATCCTGCGCGGCGGCGCGGTGCAGGACGGGCCCTATGCCGACACCAAGGAACAGATCGGCGGCTTCTACGTGATCGAAGCTGACAGCATGGACGCCGCGCTGGAGTGGGCGCGGCGGTGTCCCAAGACGCCGCAGGGCGCCATCGAGGTGCGTCCGGTCCCGGACTATGGCGGCTGA
- the mutM gene encoding bifunctional DNA-formamidopyrimidine glycosylase/DNA-(apurinic or apyrimidinic site) lyase — MPELPEVETVRRGLAPAMEGRRIVAVRLARPDLRFPFPAGFSERLTGARVTRIDRRAKYLLVRLDTGETLLMHLGMSGRFSIGAGPGAKARPGAFVYAPAADPRHDHVVLDIEGAITVTYNDPRRFGFMTLFATAGEDDQPFLKSLGPEPDSNRFSGAYLAEAFAGRRSPVKAGLLDQSVVAGLGNIYVCEALWRARISPKRLCASVAGVRAERLAAAVRAVIAEAIEAGGSTLRDYAGADWAMGYFQHSFDVYGREGEPCACGQTRIRRILQSSRSSFYCPVCQR, encoded by the coding sequence ATGCCTGAATTGCCTGAGGTGGAGACAGTGCGCCGGGGGCTCGCTCCCGCCATGGAAGGACGCCGGATCGTGGCGGTGCGGCTGGCCCGTCCGGACTTGCGATTCCCCTTCCCAGCCGGTTTTTCCGAGCGCCTGACCGGCGCCCGGGTGACGCGGATCGACCGGCGCGCGAAGTATTTGCTGGTGCGGCTGGACACCGGCGAGACCCTGCTCATGCATCTGGGCATGTCCGGCCGGTTCTCCATCGGCGCCGGTCCTGGCGCAAAGGCGAGGCCAGGCGCCTTCGTCTATGCGCCGGCGGCCGACCCGCGCCACGACCACGTGGTTCTGGATATCGAGGGCGCGATCACCGTCACCTACAATGATCCGCGCCGCTTCGGCTTCATGACGCTGTTCGCCACGGCGGGCGAAGACGATCAGCCTTTCCTGAAATCGCTGGGGCCGGAGCCGGATTCCAACCGGTTTTCCGGCGCCTATCTCGCCGAAGCCTTCGCCGGGCGGCGCTCGCCGGTGAAGGCGGGCCTGCTGGATCAGAGCGTCGTGGCGGGGCTGGGCAATATCTATGTGTGCGAGGCGCTCTGGCGGGCGCGCATCAGTCCCAAGCGCCTGTGCGCCAGCGTGGCGGGCGTGCGCGCCGAGCGGCTGGCGGCGGCGGTGCGCGCCGTCATCGCAGAAGCCATAGAGGCGGGCGGATCGACCTTGCGCGACTATGCCGGCGCCGACTGGGCGATGGGATATTTTCAGCACAGCTTTGATGTCTATGGCCGCGAAGGGGAGCCGTGCGCTTGCGGACAGACGCGTATTCGTCGCATCCTGCAGTCGAGCCGGTCGAGTTTTTACTGTCCGGTCTGCCAGAGATGA
- a CDS encoding class I SAM-dependent methyltransferase — protein sequence MTDHQTDTASFGFREVPRTAKVGLVREVFDRSARRYDLMNDLMSLGVHRVWKDITITRAAPRPGARLIDVAGGTGDLARAFLDRADALQARRGGAPAQAIVADINAQMLGAGLKRGARPHLDWVCANAESLPFPDAHADAVTIGFGIRNVTERVTALKEMRRVLRPGGRFVCLEFSRPTTRALERVYDAWSFNVIPWLGEKVARDRDSYQYLVESIRKFPHQSAFAAEMEGAGFSRVSVTNLSGGIAAIHVGWNR from the coding sequence ATGACTGATCACCAGACCGATACCGCCTCTTTCGGCTTCCGCGAGGTGCCCCGCACCGCCAAGGTCGGCCTCGTGCGCGAGGTGTTTGACCGCTCGGCGCGGCGCTATGATCTGATGAATGATCTGATGAGCCTGGGCGTTCATCGGGTCTGGAAGGACATCACCATTACGCGCGCCGCGCCGCGCCCCGGCGCCCGGCTGATCGACGTGGCCGGCGGCACAGGCGATCTGGCGCGCGCCTTTCTCGACCGCGCCGATGCGCTGCAGGCACGCCGAGGCGGCGCCCCGGCGCAGGCGATTGTCGCTGATATCAACGCCCAGATGCTGGGCGCGGGCCTCAAGCGCGGCGCGCGTCCGCATCTTGACTGGGTGTGCGCCAACGCCGAAAGCCTGCCCTTCCCGGACGCTCACGCCGATGCGGTGACCATCGGCTTCGGCATCCGCAATGTGACCGAACGCGTCACGGCGCTCAAAGAGATGCGCCGCGTGCTGCGGCCCGGCGGGCGGTTTGTCTGCCTGGAGTTTTCAAGGCCCACCACGCGGGCGCTGGAACGCGTCTACGACGCTTGGTCCTTCAACGTCATTCCGTGGCTGGGTGAAAAGGTCGCGCGCGATCGCGACAGTTATCAGTATCTGGTGGAATCCATCCGCAAATTCCCCCACCAGAGCGCCTTCGCCGCCGAGATGGAGGGTGCCGGCTTCTCCCGCGTCTCCGTCACCAATCTCTCCGGCGGCATCGCCGCCATCCATGTAGGGTGGAACCGATAG
- a CDS encoding YciI family protein: MKFAIIFHETPEAFARRTGPDAAAYWSAWSGYFGALGQRTTSGACLQGPETGAVVRVTAKGREVQDGPYADSKEQLGGFAIIEADSLEDALEWAERCPGASDGAVEVRPVLPMQAEG, translated from the coding sequence ATGAAATTCGCGATTATCTTCCATGAAACCCCCGAGGCGTTCGCCCGGCGCACCGGGCCGGATGCGGCCGCCTACTGGTCGGCCTGGAGCGGCTATTTTGGCGCGCTGGGACAGCGCACCACGTCCGGCGCCTGCCTTCAGGGGCCCGAGACCGGCGCTGTGGTGCGGGTGACCGCCAAGGGCCGTGAGGTCCAGGACGGACCCTACGCAGACTCCAAAGAGCAGCTGGGCGGGTTCGCCATCATCGAGGCTGACAGCCTTGAAGACGCGCTGGAATGGGCCGAGCGTTGCCCGGGCGCCTCGGATGGGGCCGTCGAAGTCCGTCCGGTGCTGCCGATGCAGGCGGAGGGTTGA
- the ubiB gene encoding 2-polyprenylphenol 6-hydroxylase, producing MFATVSHLARLARVAWTLARHDAIFPAEYQAVFPAPARWMGRFARLIAIRDRAANPGVRLANALEALGPAYVKFGQVLATRADVIGAEFAQGLARLQDRMAPFPDAQARAIIAAELGAPVEQLFAELGPSVAAASIAQVHKAVTPDGRTVAVKILRPGIDQRIARDIAALRLGARLAEGLFPQSRRMEPRAFVETVSRSLVLELDLRLEAASASELAEASLAAENFSVPEVDWARTAKRVLTLQWVDAIPLTDIAAIEAAGVDRVKLARDLTDAFLSTALERGVFHADMHAGNLFVGADGRLWAVDFGIMGRLGRAERRYLALILNGFLTRDYDGAAEAHFQAGYVPGRHSRADFASALRAVAEPIFGKSANEVAMSRVLLQLFDITDLFDMHLQPQLVLLQKTMVQAEGVCRLLSHEHNMWEASAPAVTRFMRRELGPEGLARDFVRDLEALRTSVMALPATLERLTLAAERLHAGPPETARRRDWVLVLAIASTTLMGAAIGAWAWASLAS from the coding sequence GTGTTTGCAACCGTTTCCCATCTCGCCCGGCTGGCCCGGGTCGCCTGGACGCTGGCGCGTCATGACGCGATCTTTCCGGCGGAGTATCAGGCTGTGTTTCCGGCGCCCGCGCGCTGGATGGGCCGGTTTGCGCGCCTGATCGCCATCCGCGACCGCGCCGCCAATCCCGGCGTCCGGCTGGCCAATGCGCTCGAAGCCCTTGGCCCCGCCTATGTGAAGTTCGGCCAGGTGCTGGCGACGCGCGCCGACGTGATCGGGGCGGAGTTTGCGCAAGGTCTGGCGCGGCTTCAGGATCGGATGGCGCCCTTCCCCGATGCGCAGGCGCGCGCCATCATCGCGGCCGAGCTGGGCGCCCCGGTGGAACAGCTCTTCGCCGAGCTGGGCCCGTCTGTCGCCGCCGCCTCCATCGCGCAGGTGCACAAGGCGGTGACGCCCGACGGGCGGACGGTGGCGGTGAAAATCCTGCGCCCGGGCATCGACCAGCGCATCGCCCGCGACATCGCCGCCCTGCGTCTTGGCGCGAGGCTAGCCGAAGGCCTGTTCCCGCAATCGCGGCGCATGGAGCCGCGCGCCTTTGTGGAGACAGTGTCGCGCTCGCTGGTGCTGGAACTGGACCTGCGTCTGGAGGCGGCTTCGGCCAGCGAGCTCGCCGAAGCGTCTCTGGCGGCGGAAAATTTCTCGGTGCCCGAAGTCGACTGGGCGCGCACCGCCAAGCGGGTGCTGACCCTGCAATGGGTCGACGCCATCCCCCTGACTGACATCGCCGCCATCGAGGCGGCCGGTGTGGACCGGGTCAAGCTGGCGCGCGACCTGACCGACGCCTTCCTGTCCACCGCGCTGGAGCGCGGCGTGTTCCACGCGGACATGCATGCGGGCAATCTGTTCGTGGGCGCCGATGGACGCCTGTGGGCAGTGGATTTCGGGATTATGGGCCGGCTGGGGCGCGCCGAGCGGCGCTATCTCGCCCTGATCCTCAACGGGTTTCTGACCCGCGATTATGACGGCGCAGCCGAAGCCCATTTCCAGGCCGGCTATGTGCCCGGGCGCCATTCACGCGCCGACTTCGCCAGCGCCCTGCGCGCCGTGGCCGAGCCGATTTTCGGAAAGAGCGCCAATGAAGTGGCCATGAGCCGGGTGCTCTTGCAGCTGTTTGACATCACCGATCTGTTTGACATGCATCTTCAGCCCCAGCTGGTGCTGCTTCAAAAGACCATGGTGCAGGCTGAAGGCGTGTGCCGGCTGTTGAGCCATGAGCATAATATGTGGGAGGCCTCCGCCCCGGCGGTGACGCGCTTCATGCGCCGCGAGCTGGGCCCCGAGGGGCTGGCGCGCGATTTCGTGCGCGATCTGGAAGCCCTGCGCACATCGGTGATGGCCTTGCCAGCCACGCTGGAGCGCCTGACCCTGGCCGCCGAACGCCTGCACGCCGGCCCGCCCGAGACGGCAAGGCGGCGCGACTGGGTGCTGGTGCTGGCCATCGCGTCCACCACGCTTATGGGCGCGGCCATCGGCGCGTGGGCCTGGGCGAGCCTTGCGTCGTAA
- a CDS encoding MliC family protein: MRTALAVTGLACLALAACSEREGTGELPPPAPVNPFAEAERVSYQCGELDVTAQFIEGRARLVADSQTIDLVQVEAETGTRYEAVGDPRTVFTREGERARFTLSGEDYPACDATSGE, from the coding sequence ATGCGCACCGCTCTCGCCGTTACGGGCCTCGCCTGTCTCGCTCTCGCCGCGTGTTCCGAGCGCGAAGGCACGGGCGAGCTGCCGCCGCCCGCGCCGGTCAATCCCTTCGCCGAGGCCGAACGGGTGAGCTATCAGTGCGGCGAGCTCGACGTGACCGCGCAGTTCATCGAAGGCCGCGCCCGGCTGGTGGCGGACAGCCAGACCATTGATCTGGTGCAGGTGGAGGCCGAGACCGGAACCCGCTACGAAGCCGTCGGCGATCCGCGCACCGTGTTCACCCGTGAGGGCGAGCGCGCCCGCTTCACCCTGTCGGGGGAGGACTACCCGGCGTGCGACGCCACCAGCGGCGAATAG